TGGTGATGAGACCGTGAATTTACTATGCGACATCGTAACTCAAGTCGCTACCTCACGTGTTGGAAACGTTTAGATTATCTTTCAAACCCTTTCCTCACCCCGTAGGGGTGCTATGTCTATAGAATATCCAATGTCCGAGAAACTGCACCCCGTAGGGGTGCTATGTCAATAAAAGTGCCTATCGCTACCTCACGTGTTGGAGACGTTTAGATTATCTTTCAAACCCCTTCCTCACCCCGTAGGGGTGCTATGTCTATAGAATATCCAATGTCCGAGAAACTGCACCCCGTAGGGGTGCTATGTCAATAAAAGTGCCTATCGCTACCTCACGTGTTGGAGACGTTTAGATTATCTTTCAAACCCTTTCCTCACCCCTACGGGGTGAAGAAAGGGTCCGAAAAACTGTGTTACAATACGCAAAAATACCCAAGCAAAAACCCCAAAATCCGCCGGTAGCAACTTCGGTTATCTATAGAGAAATGAAAAAATAAAAATTAGGACTTACGCATTTTCTCTTAAAGTCCCCCTGATAAGGGGGATTTAGGGGGTTAAATCACCAAAATATACCGTTTCCCATTCAATTTGCGTAAGTCCTGATAAAAAGAAAAGGCGGGGTTTGGAACCCCGCCAATCAGAACTTGAGCGTTCAGCGTGGGTACAAACCACACCTACTGATTCAAACGTAGTGGTCTAATACATGTCACCACCCGGCGGCATCGGCGGTGCCGGTGCTTCCGCTTCAGGCAGTTCAGCAATGAGCGTTTCGGTGGTGATCATCAAACCTGCGATGCTGGCTGCGTTTTGCAACGCGACCCGTACGACCTTAGCAGGATCGGGGATACCCGCTTCAAACATGTCAATAAACCGATCTTCGTAGGCATCGTAGCCAATGTTCCCGCCTTCGTCTTTGACCTTTGCGATGACGACGGAGTCTTCCTGTCCAGCGTTCTTCGCAATTTGACGAAGTGGGTCTTCAAGTGCCCGACGGACAATCGAAGCACCAACGGCTTCAGTAGGATCACTGAGTTCGAGCGAATCAAGTGCCTCTTGGGCTCTCACGAGTGCGACACCACCGCCAACGACAACGCCTTCCTCAACGGCGGCGCGTGTGGCGTGCATTGCATCTTCAACACGGGCTTTCTTCTCTTTCATCTCGACTTCCGTTGCGGCACCGACATTAATCACGGCGACACCACCAGCAAGCTTTGCGAGGCGTTCCTGCAATTTCTCGCGGTCATAGTCGGATGTTGTGTCTTCGATCTGTCTACGGATCTGATCAATACGCCCTTGAATGGCTTCGGTTGTGCCTTCACCTTCAACAATCGTCGTGTTGTCTTTGTCAATACGGATACTTTTGGCAGTGCCGAGGTCATTCGCGGTGACGTTTTCGAGGTTAATCCCGAGGTCTTCGGAGATGACGCGTCCATTCGTCAAGACAGCGATGTCTTCGAGCATGGCTTTGCGTCGGTCGCCGTATCCGGGTGCCTTAACAGCCGCACAACGGAGTGTTCCGCGAATCTTGTTGACGACAACAGTAGCGAGCGCTTCACCTTCGACATCTTCGGCGATGATCAACAGCGGTCTCCCCTGTTGCGCAGTCCGCTCTAAGACAGGTCTGAGGTCTTGAAGGCTACTGATTTTCTTTTCGTGGATGAGGATATCTACATCTTCTAAGACGGCTTCCATCCGATCGGCATCCGTGATAAAGTAAGGTGAGAGATAGCCGCGATCAAACTGCATACCTTCAACGACATCCAGTGTCGTTTCGAGGCTTTTTGCTTCTTCGACGGTAATCACTCCATCTTTTCCGACTTTCTCCATAGCATCAGCGATGAGTTCACCGATATCGTTGTCGTTATTTGCGGAGATCGCGGCGACTTGGGCGATTTCGGTCTTCTCAGAGACCTCTTTGCTCAAGCCAGAGATTGAGTTGACGACAGTCTCAACGGCTTTTTCAATGCCGCGTTTGAGTGCCATCGGGTTGTGTCCGGCGGCGACGTTTTTCAAGCCCTCGCGATAGATCGATTGGGCGAGGATCGTCGCGGTAGTGGTACCATCTCCAGCATCGTCGCTCGTTTTAGACGATACCTCTTTGACCATCTGCGCGCCCATATTTTCGTAGGCATCTTCAAGTTCGACCTCTTTGGCGACGGTAACACCATCTTTGGTGATCGTGGGCGCGCCGAACTTTTTATCCAGCACGACGTTCCGTCCTTTTGGGCCCAACGTGACTTTAACAGCGTCGGCGAGTTTATCAACGCCCTGTTTAATAGCGCTCCTTGCTTCTTCATCAAACGCCAGTTGTTTTGCTGCCATGTGTTTAACTCCTTTCCTAGTTAACCTTGGCTAAGATATCATCTTCGCGCAAGATGAGATATTCGATATTGTCATACGTAACTTCGGTGCCGCCATATTTGGCGAAAAGCACCAAGTCGCCCACTTCCACATCAACGGGCTGCCGATCACCGCTGTCGAGTATACGACCGTTACCAACGGCAACCACTTCGCCTTCCTGCGGTTTTTCCTTCGCGGTATCCGGGATGATAATCCCGCCACTGGTCATCTGCTCGTCGTTATCTGAACGTTTGACGAGAATTCTATCGCCAAGGGGTACAAGTGCCATCTCGTTGAATTCCTCCTTGAGTTTGGCGTAAAAAATTGTAGGGAGAGGCCCGAATGCCTCCGCTTCGTAACTGTTTATCATGAAACGGTAAAATAGAGACCGTCTTCACCTAATATCTTTAGCAATTTTCATGCCAAACGCCAAACCTACCAGTACGTCAGCGTTGCCGTGGAACCTGTGACATTTTGGCAGGTTTTCAACCGTGACAAATTGACACTCTTAAAATCGGATTGGCGATATTGTGCCATTTTGACACGAATGGAGGAACAAGGTAGGGCACCGTTGATGCATCTTAAGAATTTATATTTACAACTATTTCGTAGCAGGACATGGCTCCACTTGACCGGTTTCCCCGGAACGGTAGGCGGCGGTGAGTATTTCGTTTGCACGCAACCCATCAAATCCTGTAGTGATTGGCGATGCTCCTTGTTGCACACAGGCTGCGAAATGCTCAAACTGGCACTGATATAGGTCCTCGTATTGCGAGGAGATCAACTGCTGTTCACCAGCAAAGTAGGTTTTCAGTTTCCAACCGTCGTCGTTGTAGACCCAGACACTGCCTTCTGTCCCATAGAGTTCCAAAACTATGTCGCACTGCGGGACGGAGAAGCTGAGGTCTGTAAACGCCTGCGCGCCGTTATCAAAACGCATGAAGATACCCCCAGTTTCTTCAACACGGATGCCTTCGGTTGCGCTGTTATAGAATGCACTGACAGCATTCACCTCGCCGATAAGATAGCGGAGTAGGTCTACACTGTGGGGCCCGAGATCCATGAAGCATCCGCCGCCCCCCTCTTCGGGTTGCGCACGCCATTCGTCGGGCGCGAGTTGATACTGTTTCAGGAACGGCATGCGTCCATGCACGAGCTGCCCGAAGCGTCCTTCGTCTATCCATGTTCGGATCTGCTGAAAACAGGAATGGAATCGGAATAGGAAACAGACTTGGAGATGTACACCGTTGGCATCACAAGCGGCGATCATCTCCGTGCACGCCTCTGGCGTGAGTGCCATCGGTTTATCACAAAGCACGTGCAAGCCGCGTTCGGCTGCAGCGATGACCTGTTCGGCGTGTAGGTGGACGGGGGTTGAGACGTAAATTGCATTGAGTGCGTCGTCTGAGAGAAGTGCATCAACGGTGGTATAGGCGTTGGTTGCGCCGTGTTCATGTGCGAGTCGTTCTGCGCGTGTGGTATCGCGTGAGAGCAGCGCGTGAAGTTCCGCGCCGTCCGCTTTTTTGATGGCTGGCATCGCCCGCCGTTGTGCAACGCTCCCGGCACCCAGCACGCCCCATTTTAAGCTCATTATTTTTGGACCTCATCTGTATTTTGTTATGGATCGTATTATACAGGATTTTTGGAAATACCGCAACGGTTTTTGGATGGCTGATGGCTAACCAAAAAATCTCCCCCGGTAGGTTCGGTTTCCTAACCGAACCATAGGTGTCAATTTTAGAAACAGCATCCGTCTCAGACCCAGGCCCGGTAGGTTCGGTTTTGCGGCGTACACGCCCATATGCGACCTGCATCCTAACCGAACCATAAGTGTCAATTTTAGAAAAATAACCGTCGCGACCCCCAGGTCCGGTAGGTTCGGAATGTAATACAAGGAATGGATTTAGTCTATTCCCAGACTAAATCCCCTAACCGAACCGGATACTCCACGGAAACCTTGAAGATCTCAAAGCCCTCTTCAGTCCCGTAGGGTTTATTTGCTTGGGTGTTTCTTCACAATGTTTATAGAAACGCGTTTCCCTCGTTTCCTCAGCCCTGTAAGGGGTTTTTGATTGGGGTATTTGATAGGGTGTTTCTGCGGATTTCTTCAGTATGTTTAGATCTACACTCGACAAAATGCCATTAAAGCCCCTAAATTGACAACGATGGTGCAGTTTCCTAACCGAACCTACCGGGCCTGGAGGAAATTACCCAATTTATTTCTTAAATCTCATGCGAAAAAATCTATCAGTCGTCAGAAAGAGACTTTTGGATCATCAAAAACCTCTTATAACTGACTACTGACTACTGACAACTATAAAAACTAATAACTAATCAACCCAAAAGTAGATGTATGCCTGTAGCGAATAGGAAGAACAAGACGATCTTTGAAAAGAGGCGTTCTGACACACGATTGTTCAGTGAGATACCTGTTAGCACACCGAGTCCGATGAACGGTAGGAGTGCGATAGCTTCAACTAAAATCTCGAAAGAGAAAAGATCGAGTTGGTAATAGAACGGGATTTTGATAAGATTGAGTGAGAAATAGGTAGCGGTTGTTGTCGCGACGAAGGCGGCGTTACACAAACGTTGTGGAAGGAGATACATAACGACAACGAGTCCACCCATGTGTGCGAGCGTAGAAAACGCCCCGGCAAACACGCCAGCGAGCAGCCCTTGCCACCTTTTAAATTCGAGTGCTGTGTCGGTCGGTTCCCCCGAATTACCGAGCAACGGTTGCCAGTACGGACGCAGGAACTCCAACACTGCAAAGAGACACGCGATGCCGCCGATCACCTTCTTGAGATGAACATCGGAGATGTCTTTTAAAATCAGGCTTGCGAGGACGATACCGAGGACAGAACCGAGGATGAGGCGTGTGACGCTTTCGCGGTGCCATCGTTTCCAGTAGTGCCGGAGTGAGAAGACATCCGTTGAAAAGAGTAGCAGGAGCATGAGTCCAATGACGTTCCGTGCGCTGCGGAAGTGCGCGAACATCGGGACGACGATCATACCGATGCCGCCGCCGAAGCCAGCTTTGCTGACCCCGGTGAGCCATGCGCCGAAGCAGAGGATAACGATTTCTGTGATAGTGATGCCTCCTTTTGGGTGGCGTAAGTATAACGGGTTATTGATAAATTGTCAAGCACACGCCTGAGAATTATTTGACATCCCCACTGAAATGTGATACAATTTATTATATAATGTTTTCGAGATTTCAAACTCCAATGGAGGTTCAAAGCAATGGTTCAAGTAGAAGTGAGTGTAGACTCAGGTGAAGCGTTTGATCGCGCTTTGGCACGTTTTAAAAAGATGTGCGGTAAAGCCGGTATCGTTACAGAAATTAAAAAGCGGAGTTTCTATGAGAAACCGAGCGAAAAACGGCGTAGGATTGAGATGAAACGGCAGCGGAAAGTCAAACCCCGCAGAATGGGTGAGCGTCCGCAGTATTATAACGGCGGTAGTGGCGGCGGTAGTGGCGGCGGTAACGGTTCCCGCTAAAACGGCCCGAGGAGGAAGGCATGGCAGATTTGGCACCTGACGAGGCTTCGGAAAATTACAAAGGACTTTTGATTCAATATTGCCAAGAACGGGGAATGCAGCAGCCGACGTATACCGAGACACAACACGGTCCGGCGGATGCGCCTTGTTGGCTGGTGAAGGTATCTTACGGTAACCACGTCCATGAGACCCCAGAACCCGTCCCCGGTTCAAAAAAGTTTGCACACCAAATCGCGTCGCAGCAAGTATTAGCTGAAATCAATTCACGGCGTGAAAGTTTTTTGGCAGGTGATACGGCGGGAACAATTCCTTCACCTGCGCCAGAAGAAAATGGTGCGCCTGCGTCTGTGCCGATCGAAGTGCCTATGCCGCTCGTGTCGAGTGCGTTGACGATTGCCAATGAACGGCTTACGACATCGCAACCCTCGCGATATCGGACGCTTACAGATGCCGAATTTTCGGAAAAACTCTCTAAATTGACATTACAGATTGTCCGAAGCCTGCTTGAGAGAGCAGAGAAGGATCAGGTCACATTTCGGTAGTAGTGTTATTAGTCTTTTCATGCGTAGTCTACTTTTTCGCTGGCGGGGTTCATAGCCTCGCCGTTTTTTTTTCTCAATTTTTCATCAAAAATCTTATCAAATAAATCAAAAAAATCACAGTTCAGACTTATCGTGAAGCCCATAAACTGTTAATCCCGTAGGTTGGGTTGAACCGATACAACAAAACCCTGAAAAACAACACAACACTCAACCCACACCAGAGAGAGAAACCCAAACTGAAAAACGAGTGAAACCCAA
This region of Candidatus Poribacteria bacterium genomic DNA includes:
- a CDS encoding Gfo/Idh/MocA family oxidoreductase; translation: MSLKWGVLGAGSVAQRRAMPAIKKADGAELHALLSRDTTRAERLAHEHGATNAYTTVDALLSDDALNAIYVSTPVHLHAEQVIAAAERGLHVLCDKPMALTPEACTEMIAACDANGVHLQVCFLFRFHSCFQQIRTWIDEGRFGQLVHGRMPFLKQYQLAPDEWRAQPEEGGGGCFMDLGPHSVDLLRYLIGEVNAVSAFYNSATEGIRVEETGGIFMRFDNGAQAFTDLSFSVPQCDIVLELYGTEGSVWVYNDDGWKLKTYFAGEQQLISSQYEDLYQCQFEHFAACVQQGASPITTGFDGLRANEILTAAYRSGETGQVEPCPATK
- the groES gene encoding co-chaperone GroES, with protein sequence MALVPLGDRILVKRSDNDEQMTSGGIIIPDTAKEKPQEGEVVAVGNGRILDSGDRQPVDVEVGDLVLFAKYGGTEVTYDNIEYLILREDDILAKVN
- the rpsU gene encoding 30S ribosomal protein S21, whose protein sequence is MVQVEVSVDSGEAFDRALARFKKMCGKAGIVTEIKKRSFYEKPSEKRRRIEMKRQRKVKPRRMGERPQYYNGGSGGGSGGGNGSR
- a CDS encoding putative dsRNA-binding protein, with product MADLAPDEASENYKGLLIQYCQERGMQQPTYTETQHGPADAPCWLVKVSYGNHVHETPEPVPGSKKFAHQIASQQVLAEINSRRESFLAGDTAGTIPSPAPEENGAPASVPIEVPMPLVSSALTIANERLTTSQPSRYRTLTDAEFSEKLSKLTLQIVRSLLERAEKDQVTFR
- a CDS encoding sulfite exporter TauE/SafE family protein — translated: MIVVPMFAHFRSARNVIGLMLLLLFSTDVFSLRHYWKRWHRESVTRLILGSVLGIVLASLILKDISDVHLKKVIGGIACLFAVLEFLRPYWQPLLGNSGEPTDTALEFKRWQGLLAGVFAGAFSTLAHMGGLVVVMYLLPQRLCNAAFVATTTATYFSLNLIKIPFYYQLDLFSFEILVEAIALLPFIGLGVLTGISLNNRVSERLFSKIVLFFLFATGIHLLLG
- the groL gene encoding chaperonin GroEL (60 kDa chaperone family; promotes refolding of misfolded polypeptides especially under stressful conditions; forms two stacked rings of heptamers to form a barrel-shaped 14mer; ends can be capped by GroES; misfolded proteins enter the barrel where they are refolded when GroES binds) codes for the protein MAAKQLAFDEEARSAIKQGVDKLADAVKVTLGPKGRNVVLDKKFGAPTITKDGVTVAKEVELEDAYENMGAQMVKEVSSKTSDDAGDGTTTATILAQSIYREGLKNVAAGHNPMALKRGIEKAVETVVNSISGLSKEVSEKTEIAQVAAISANNDNDIGELIADAMEKVGKDGVITVEEAKSLETTLDVVEGMQFDRGYLSPYFITDADRMEAVLEDVDILIHEKKISSLQDLRPVLERTAQQGRPLLIIAEDVEGEALATVVVNKIRGTLRCAAVKAPGYGDRRKAMLEDIAVLTNGRVISEDLGINLENVTANDLGTAKSIRIDKDNTTIVEGEGTTEAIQGRIDQIRRQIEDTTSDYDREKLQERLAKLAGGVAVINVGAATEVEMKEKKARVEDAMHATRAAVEEGVVVGGGVALVRAQEALDSLELSDPTEAVGASIVRRALEDPLRQIAKNAGQEDSVVIAKVKDEGGNIGYDAYEDRFIDMFEAGIPDPAKVVRVALQNAASIAGLMITTETLIAELPEAEAPAPPMPPGGDMY